A region of the Siniperca chuatsi isolate FFG_IHB_CAS linkage group LG23, ASM2008510v1, whole genome shotgun sequence genome:
CTCCATGTCCAGGGTGCAGCAGTGGGCTGTATCCTTTGGCAAAGAGATAGCTGCCCTGTCCGCCAGATACTCTGGAGCCAAACTGCTACAGAAGGTAAGAgatcacacacaaatgcatacgGACACAttaacaaatacagacacacagaaatacacacacatgctgttagACAGACACATgaatacacatatgcacatgccaaaaacagctgcagacacacatactgtacatatatacacaaaattCTAATATTTTCCAAGGCATCtcaatttcatgtgtttttagatGAATTAAGTTACATCATATTGTGTTTCAGTAATTTCCCATTTCAGACAAATCAGTGACGGGGgggatggttgtggtagggatttAATCCCTTTGATTGATCATCCCTAGCATACAATATATGGCCATAACAGAGAATGTATACATCCCAGTCTCAATATATTAGCAGCTATCTAAAGTTACAGAATACAGTTGGACCTCACAATGATGGCTGATCACAGTCATTTTGCAGAGTATGTCTCTGCAATGCACTTTACAGTAATACAGTTAGTTGGATATAGAACACATGACATCATCACATCAGACTGAAACGGGCGGGgtctccccctcccctctgctTCATCGGTCAATAGGAACAAGACTGACTGGCATACAGTTGCTGTACAACATCTGCACATGGCCCAGAGACCAATGTGATGACACACTTTATTCAAAAGCACATAAATACActaatacacatacacacattatttgtttgcttgtttaatTCTACAACATGACTTTTAAAACTGTTATTGTGCTTTAcgaatacatacagtaaaatgtcctgctgaTATACTGTAGCCCATTGAACTGAGTTGAATGTGACTGAattgtgttcatttttgtgTGACTCAAGAAGAGTttatatttgtgtctgtgttttgttgtgtgtgtgtgtgtgtgtgtgtgtgtgtgtgtgtgtgtgtgtgtgtgtgtgtgtgtcgtttaGTAATTAGGATGTGCGGTCTTCCTCTGCATGCCACCCTGTAGAATGGCTAGCAGGCCCATGCACcatctgccacacacacacaaacacacacacgcggtGTGTTCACAGAGACATGCAACTACTGACCATCTCCCTCTACAgtgcatacatatatttatatatatctttatttttgttttaccaCGCAATTTTCTGATGTACAGCACGAAACATCCACCAATGTAGCTGCACAAATAACTAACTTCCACAGATTtcttccaaaacaaacagagcactgtgtgtttgttgtttgtgccTGTATTGTAGAATGGATTAACCTCAGATAACCTCAATGTTTAGTTGGAAGAAAACTATTTTCGAGAGTGAGCACCACGCAGGATGTAAAAAACTGACTAACTTGATCAAGCAGCCCAAAAACAGTTGCAGTAAAAGTGACAGTATTGTAGTAGGAATTGCAGTTGTcatagtagtagcagtagaacCAGTTGCTGTGGTAACAGTATCAGTAATTTCTCCTAGTTGCATACttaatctttttatttcaaaaagcaCCCAGTGCCGTAGTTTAATCTCAGCAACAAGAAGCCATTAATCACTCACCTCTGTCTAATCGATGGCTTTCTCGTTATCTGTGGAACATTTACTGACTCTGTCTTCTTGCCTGAGTAAACTGAATAGGATAGGATAGGAGTGCttgataattaaaacaaatgttgtcGCTTTACTTTTGTTGGAAAGGGGTTTTTATGGTTATTTGCAGTAGGCTCTTTATCatcactttttttcattttatatgtctgtctctcttatCTGTCTAATTCAGGCTTTCTCTCCCCTGTAAAGGAAATTGAAAAGATCATCTGTAAGAGGGAAAATGTATTACATCTTAGTTTGAACGACAAACTGggcatttagtttttttcccacAATTTTCTAAGTTGTCAGGCTAACACAATATGTAACTGACATGCTAAAGGGCCTTTCCCCACTTGTTTGGGACTCTGGGAACTGGGGATTAACAAGTCTATTTTCTCAACAAATTTTGATAACCTATATCACAGTGTTAAGGGAGGGTAATTATCTTACTGAAGGTAATAGAAAATGAGTCcatcaccaaaacaaacatttactagAAATCTGTCAACAAAACTAATGCTTTTATCATCAGTGCAGGAAATTAACCTTTAAGTCCCCAGGCAACAACAGCACAGGATCCCTTAGATTACATTGATGTGGCTGCTTTAATTTAATAGAATGGTGAACAAACCCACTAGCCAATAGCAgccagaaaaatacatttagttCAATGAGATTGATGAAGTATTCTCTGTGTATAAACACCTAATTCTGAAAACTAAATGGGTTTCCATTTCCTTGAGACTTGGTCTGTTCAGTTTGAattagaaacaaacacattgtgtTGAGGATCAATTTCTTTCCAAGTTCTTTGGTGATTTTGCACTGACCAAAGTGATTTTACTGAAAGTGATCCTACACCAGCATAATGGCCACGGAGAAATATGTTGAAGTTTTGGTTATTTGACTGGAGAAACAAAAGATTAagaaaaaattgtattttcgaATGATCTTTTAAAGCTCATTAAAAGAGTTAATAGGTCATTGTTACCATGTAGTATTATTGTACAATGTATTTGCATCAATGTGAAAATAAgactttttaaatttagttttattcatttatttaaatattgattcatcattttgacaaaacCGTTGTCAATATTAGGATCTTTGCTGCCTTCAATGTCAACTTTAATGAAGTGAATTATATGTGAATTATAAACCTATAGGTTTCATGAAACCATCttaaaacacaatacagttaTTAAACCATACACAGATGTCAGTCAGGAGGTGCTGTGTGCAGTAGAGGGTTTTCTTGTGACATCACTCTGTAATATTGCAGATTAGAGAGTCTGGGGAGGGGATGAAGTCAGGGCTTGACCCCCATCTGCACTgcaaactgtaaatgtgtgtgtgtatgtgtgtgtgtgtgtgtaattgtataATGCCAGAATCTCTCTTCCatggttatgtgtgtgtctctgtgttttttattttctattgtgTATTTGAGCAAGATATTGTACGTAACTTCTAAATGTAAAACTACAGTGGCATCAGATTGTAGTCAGAGGCGATATCTATTAATCCTTActctctgtgtcttttgttttattgatttacaTGCTGATCAGtacttacttaaaaaaaaaaacttgtttctAATGAGCCAACTGTGTCTGTTTTGAAGAAATACAAGGATATTGAGGGTGTGGTGAAGATAGAGGAGATGGACGGAGAGGAGCTAGTAAAAAAGTTTGctgaggagatggaggaaaTGCTTGGGAGGAAGATGAAATCTGTGAAGGTAATATTGATACATTCTGTAAAAGCAAACACATTTAACGGTGACCAATTGGACATGAGCTCTTCTGCAGACATGCCCTTGTTTAAACAAAGATtgaaaattgttgcagatttaTTGGCAGAGTGTATCCTTAACCTGCTGTATTTTATCTCAGAGGTTGGCAGAAGCAGCAGAGGATGCTGACCTTTATCACGAGTACAATGAAACACTGAAGGTATGTGACAATATGCTTCAATATGAGAACATTCACCTCTGTGCACAGTTTGTGACTTTTGAGCTCATACAATATATGCAGAGTATGTAACCACTGATTTATACCACCATAGTTTGACTACTATAATTCCATGCTGATCAACACGGTGGATGAGGATGGGAATCCGGTGCCTCTGGGGGGAGAattctcactggaaacaaatgagCACTTCAATAAAATGCCAGTCAACACACAACAGAGTAACATACAAGTCCCTACTAATGTCTACAACAGAGGTACAgaagcatgaacacacacacacacacatgcagcctgTATTTCCTTGCACATGCTTATATAACACATCTGATTGCCAGTAGAATATCaatttcattctttctctctctttctgtagaTCCAGATATTTTGAATGGAGCCTATATGTCCGAAGCTCTGAATGACGTGTTCGTTGATAACTTCCAGAAAGATCCAACTCTCACCTGGCAGTACTTTGGTAGCGCTACAGGCTTCTTCAGGCTGTACCCAGGTGCGTACACATCAGAGTCTCCTACGTTTAGGACAAAATCTCAGTATTCGCCTGTGTTGGCACAGTGTTAAGACGACATGAGCAGAGCTGTAGATAAACATCCAGCTATGCAAGCCAAACAGTATACTTACACCGCAACTGACAATGCAGGAAACTGTGATGAGTCAGTCTCAGCTACAATATGGCTGCTGGTGAATTCTctcctgtgtgggtgtgtatgtgtgtgtgagagaggagtAATTAGCGGAGGATTTGTGACACAGCTTGTTTTGCTCATCTGCTTCCTCACCCATCTCTTCCTAATTTGACAATCTGTCACTAGCCATCCATGCCTCCATTTGTTCATCCATCCATACATCCAACCAATCAGCCAAGCAGCAGTTTTCCATCTGAGCGTCAGCTTTTGCTAaatcaatctctctctttctctctctctccagggaTCCAGTGGATTCCAGATGAAAATGGTGTGGTCACCTTTGATTGCAGAAACAGAAACTGGTATGACTATATTCATGTCACCATTAGTTCTACTTCCTTATTGATGCCTTTTGAACGGTTGTAGCTCTTTGTGTAGTTTGTAAGTGCAAGATAGAGCTGCTCAGGATGCCTTCCTTCTGCACTGATGGGTGGCAGAAGAACCATGACAACACAGCTCAACCTGAAGCCCCAAACACCAGTTATGGGCCCTTACACTCCAAGTCAGCAGTCATTGAGTGCCATTAGACAATCAGTGTCTATGGCTGACCATCACATGTAGTTTTttcagtgtgagagagagagacagaaccaAGGTTTGACAGAGGCACACAGCATTTGATCTGGCCAGAGGCAGGCAACTCTGTTGCAGCACAGTTGGAAATATAGAAAAACAGATGAGTGTGTTAGGACTCTCATGAGCTGTGGCCGAACAAATCAGCTCTTTTCATCAACATTGAAAGTAGTTCTCTAACTCCTATTACCTTAAAGTGCCCCAATTATGGATGCAGCCTGTGTCAAAGACAACTGTGTACAGTACACAGTAATGTTGTAGGAAAGGTagcaaaagcacaggtgttaccaataacattaacgatggctctgttctattcaagtttcccagtaaaccatgacagtgtgacagtgagccagcatgcacaatatcaGGACccagaaactgaagcagctaaagcatcattcattttattgcttacacctgtgcttttcctactgtgacaagtcaaaatgtcttgcAGAATAAGAGCTGGATTACTGTTGTAATCACTTCCAGTAAATCAAGTTCCAGGAACTCTGTATGGTCCTCAGACAGAACATACTGTATCCTGGAAGGTGGAAATAAAGGAAGGAGCAAGACAGTTTGGATCTGGAATTGCCAATCACAGCTGCTCTAGGGGAAATCTCATTGATGTTAATGAGCTTGGAAAATCAGAGGATGATAATAAGGAGATCAAGAGAAGCATGGACGGAAGAACAGAGGAACAAATAAAAGGATAAGGCTTGAACTCTGCCGGTTCTGTTTGTCTGCCAGACTACTGGTAAAGAACGTACAGTCTAGTCTGTTCATGCCTGAGTGGTATTTGGTTGACATTATAATAAAGTCTTTACTGCTTCCTACCTcaactctctgtctctttctaggTATATCCAGGCAGCCACGTCACCAAAAGATGTGGTGATCGTGGTGGATGTCAGTGGCAGTATGAAGGGACTCAGACTGACCATAGCCAAACACACCATCAATACAATCCTGGACACACTGGGAGAAAATGATTTTGTTAACATCATAGCTGTCagtatatacaaacacacacacacacacacaaacacacacacacacactcacttacacaaaacagacagatacacacacatgagCAGACTAAGACTTACCAGAGGCTAAGTCTTAATGAGCATGACTTTGAGATTAACTTTgtgacacacatatacacagaaaaGCAAATTCACAGGTACAGTATAGAGACTGGGGTAAATACATGGAAAtagacacacagatgcaaataggcacaaatacacacatcaaACATTCACACCAGGCATTCATTTTCAGTAACATCAAAGCTTCaaaattcattttgtttttcagtttttcaggaTTTTGGCGGTGTGTAGCCCTACAACTACAAATCGGTGTAATAAGCATGGTTTATCCTggtattactgtgtgtgtaatcaTACGTCTGCTGCAAATCCGCTGCCCTTAAGCTGTTTTTACACAGAATTTAAAGCTACACTCCTTTCAATGGAGTGACCATGCAGCAAAATGAAAATCAGTGCtagagttttatttaaaaattagaTATCCTCAGACGGAAAAAGGGTTTAAATCCTGCTTTCTTGTAAGGAATAACATAATGTAATCTGACTTTGACCTTATATATATAGTAAACTACCCactataaaatatgaaaacaaaataacaaaaaataacatgttgacatacacacaaatagcTTCCAGGAATATAAACACCACATCCAAATTTCCACCTTTAACAtctgaaaaacagcaaacagtaGAACTGTAGAAAGTAAAAGGGACATGTAATACACATTTCAAATTAGTACAACatcattaaaatatttgaaCTTTCCTATATTCACATTATTACCTGTTAAATTGTTTCTGTGTTACACAATCAGATGTTGGCTggagtaaataaatgtaatattgttAAGGgatattgtgacatttttggGGGTAGTAAAACTTCAATAACTCTTAATCATCACCTGTTGATTAATCATGTCATGCTGATCATTGATTATAGGTTATATTTTTGGCTTCTCTCTCCAGTACAGTGACTATGTTCGCTATGTGGAGCCCTGCTTCAAGGGCATACTGGTACAAGCTGATCTGGATAACAgagaggtaacacacacacacacacacatacacaaacgcTCACAGCTAATTAATTCACTTAACCTCTGCTAACCTATTAATCGGTAGCTGTTATCTCACCAGTCCTCTAAAGACAAAGATTATGCTTTCATCACATCACAGGTAAAACATcacagtaaatgtgtgttatCGGGATTTAAACCTGTTTGTTAGAGGATTCAATGGTGAAACCTTCAAGTTCATGTGTGGTAAAAGTTGACTGTTGTGCTCTGACTCTACTAGTGTTTTAAGAATGCAGATATTTCCTGTCTCTTCCACTTCTCTGCATCTTCTCCCCCTCTTTTGTCTTCACTCTCCATCTCTTCTTTTTAATCTCCTCCACAAAGCCacacttctcttctcttctctcttcctttgcaCTTTTTATCTCTCAACATCTCACTCTCTTTTGTGAATTTACATGTAAGACACCATTAACATCTCATTGTTTcactgctttcttttcttttttcctcctcataCCAGCACCTGCTCAGTCTGCAcagtctttgtttgtgtgtgtgtgtgtgtgtgtgtgtgtgtgtgtgtgtgtgtgcactgtgtgttggatgtATGCCCTATTTTTACTCCCCTTCACATCATCGCAGATCAGGTGAGGTCACTGGCCGCTGACAATTTTAAGTAGGTCACATGACCTGTCAGTAAAGGATTTGATTGCTTGAATGCCTAGAGAGGCAGGCTGCAACAGAATGGGTTTACAGATGTTGGCTGACACACTTACGCATAAACTCATGTTggaacacatacatacacacacatttacaggaAGAAAATCTTCAGTTTTGTGGCTGTTATATAAGAGTTCTTACATTCCCAAACAAATATCTATCTTGTTTACTCCCACTGTAAGTCAGAACGAGTTTGCCCAAACTGTAAAAGAGACCAacgtgtgtttttaaaaatcattttatttatcgGTTTTGTCAAATATTGTGCAGGTGACTGGAGatacaaatcactgttttaaGAAAAGGGACACCAGCCATTCGTCATAGTGTGTgcgggtgtctgtgtgtgcatgttgatAAATCCTGATTACCTCCTGGTGTTGTAATGACTATGCCGTAATTGGTCAGTGTGCCAGGGAGCAGGGGATAATCCCTCCTCTACACTCTTTCACTCCCTCATgaactctctctccctctttttccgTGGTGACTTGCCTTCACCTGCATTTTACCAAAAGGGTAAGATCCATGGCTTAGTGACAATgtctatttgtttatttgttgtgtgtctctctgcagcaTTTCAAGCTTTTGGTTAAAGAGCTTCATGTCAAAGGAGAGGGCAAAGTGAAAAATGCAATGAAGGAGTCTTTCAAGATCCTCAACGAGGTTTGTGCCTCAACCACAGCAACTGTTAGGTCTTTACAATATACAGCATTGCTAGTAATGAAagtacattgtgtgtgtttgttaaggCTGCAGCGCTGGGCCAGGGCAGCCTGTGTAACCAGGCCATCATGCTGATAACAGACGGAGCCATGGAGGACTTCCAGGATGTTTTTGAAGAGTTCAACTGGCCAGAACGGCGGGTATGACACacgaatacacacacaagcatgaaCAACTAGCACACCATTTATATAAAGCTGTTTGGAGTACCAAATGAGTGGGGTTTATCACATCTcactatattttttaatatctcTCCAGGTTCGAGTGTTCACCTATCTGATTGGACGAGAGATGACATTTGCTGACAATGTTAAATGGATTGCCTGCAACAACAAGGGTAAAAACCAAATGGGGATGAATCATTAGCCTAAAGGTCAAAGAATCTGGTTTGTGACATAAAAGTTGCAAGTCTGAATCCCTGGTTCTGCCACAGAATGTGGAATAGGACGTTTGGGTAATTTCAGCAACAAGGCATTGCGTAATAGATGTGAAAACTATTGCAACCCCGCCATGTTGTTCTAAGCAAGAAATGAGGTTTGTTGGCTATCTGTGGTGTTCCCAGGTACTGCTGGATGGAACTGGGTATCAGGTGCTGCCCTCTTGTGAATTACATGCGGTCATGCAGCAGCTCAGGCCTGAAATTAATCACTTTATACTGCTCTGAGCACATCAAAAACCCCTGACTAAATACCTGATTATCAGAACAGATACACTGTAAACACATCcctggccaaaaaaaaaaaaaaaatcatatctgcatatgtgtgtgtgtgtctgtctgaatgtGTAATGGGTAACAGGTGCACTCCCTTCTGTTGCGTACACTGGCAGTTGCTTTTGCCAACAACAaaatatctgtcataaacagACAGCTTATTATTACACTCCTGTAAAAACCTTCTatatacagtttcagttttagttgaGTGAGCAGGTATACTTAATAATATTCACAGTAGCACTCTTCGTGAAACGTTACAAAGGGGAAAAAGgttgcacacattcacatattcaTACCTGGCAGCGCTTCAGTAGCCTGTTGTCACGGATAAGCTTCACTGCAGGTATCCCATTGACGTCATTGTCTCCCACTTGTAGAAATGCCATAAACCTTAGACTAAGCCAAGCATTAAAGAACGTCAAAAGCACATTTTTACTGATGGGAGGTTCAAGctgttttttcattaaaaaaagcttAGTGTTTTTTGGGAATACAAGGTTTTCTGAAGTCGGATAAATTAGTTTGCTGCTCTAAATTTAATACCCAAAGGCCAGAAGCagaaagataaaaataatatgGTGAACGTTTTCTTTGCTAAAATTTATGGGTCCTAGTTTTTCCATCTGAGTACAGTAATTTGTGATATAcggtgtgtgtatttgtgtgtcctGCAGGTTACTACACACACGTCTCCACACTTGCTGACGTCCAGGAAAACGTTATGGAATACCTCCATGTTCTCAGCCGGCCAATGGTCATCAACCACGATCATGACATCATCTGGACTGAGGCCTATATGGACAGTGTGGTCAGTCTGCTTCTCTCATTATTAGTGTGCTTGCTGGGCAATGCATGCTATTATCTTGCATCAATATAATCTGGCATCCGTAATCAAAATGTCAGACTCATTTAGGGTGTCTGTGCTGTTTTGGTAGTGATCCATTATAggctactgttttttttttttctggacagCAACAAagattaacattaaaatgcagtctctctgtctctcttcataaAAGCATTTAAAGCCATAGCAACCATGTACCCACCACCAACTACTGCACTAGCAATAGCTACAAACATTACCTTAGCAACAACCTAGCAACCACCTAGCACTGGCCTACTAACAGCAGAGAACACCTAGGCATTGATCTGAAAACCACTGAGACCATTCTATCGCCCTATAACCAACCTTGTAACACCATGCCAGACACCCTAACAACTACCTAGCAACCATCCTTGCAAACTATAGGAACACTGAAAAAGTATGTAGCAACCACTATTGGGCAAGTTACttgtacaatgtaataaattacTAATTACTCAAAAAGTTACATTACTTTAATGGAGAGCATAATCCTCCACTTTCTGGCAGTAGCCAAGCCCGACCTCCAGCCCCTGCAACAAGCTAGACAGGAAGAATCATGGTAAGACTTCAAAAACGCCCATTTCCTGAAATGATCAAAGTATAACTAACTGTAATGTTATTactgaattttaaattttaatccCTTATTGTATTTGTAACTGAACGAAGTAATCACATTACCGTAACACCTTTAGCAACAAACCATATAGCAATGCTCCAACAACTATTTAGCAACACACCAGCAAAAATCCAGTCCAAGCCAGTTTTGCTTAAGTAGAAATActaacattttctaaacaaTTCTAATTTTTCCTCTTCTAGTGCATCATTTGCTAGTTGCTACCCCACCTCTGCCtgcttatttttgtttctgtttctgcctttattttattatcttttcatCCGTACCATATGTGGCatatgttttcacatttcatgcTTGTTGTCTTTCCTCCCATTCATCTCCACCTTCAGTTCCCGAGCACACAAGAGGTAATCATATAACGTTACAGCTTTAGGTTTACCTTACTATGCTTTCTTTTTTAAGTAATGTTAGCCATATAAAATACAGATTATCTGTAACGTCTTGCTTAgccttttatttacagtttacagCTAACAGTTTCTAGTGGTCTCAAGTAACGTTAGTTTCTAACGTTAGTTAATCTAACTTTCCACCATTGCTTCAAATGCTAATTTCATCTGTTATCTTAGCTCATCCTCTAGTAAACTAGCCTTGTACTTAgctttcaattttattttattcttttgaaactttactactactacttgaCTTCACTACTTTACTCTTTATTTAACTCATTTCACAGaagcatattttttaaagttgagTGAACATTTCATAGCTTCTCTTTGCATGTCCTAACGTTTGTAAGACCTTAGCTCAGTTAATGTTCTTTGGTTCAGACAGATTTAACGTTACTAAATCTTTACTCTTTAAAGTCTTCCAATTCATCtccatttcacttcattttccACCTTTGGTCAACAGGAATTAACTCTACCAACTTGATTTAGACTTACATTTGTTTTCTCATAACTTAGCTAACTACTTTAGtttgtcaacaaaaacaacGTGGAGTAAGTCATTGTggctgtttttgtgtatgtgtgtaccaCAGCTGTTCAACACTCAGGCCCAGAGCCTGCTCCTTATGACCTCGGTAGCCATGCCTGTGTTCAGCAAGAAGAAAGAGACtgtaagttattaattttaATCACCATTACCCTCAACAGACATCACCTGAAACTTTGTATTTATGaacctgctgtgtgtttcctgtagttGTCTCATGGGATTCTGCTCGGAGTGGTAGGAACTGATGTGGCCTTAAGAGAACTGATGAGATTAGCTCCAAGATACAAGGTAAACCATCCACAATATATACTGTTTCTCGAACAAGGATGTAATACTGAAAATATACTCTGTATTGATTCTTCTCTGTGAAAGCCAATGACATTAGATTCATAATGTTAATTATCCACATTAATGATCTGTGTTGGTGCCCTATAGTGTAGTGTGGTGTGTCCaaatctttttctgtctcttcagctTGGTGTCCATGGTTACGCGTACCTCATCACCAACAACGGCTACATCCTATCTCATCCTGACCTACGACCTCTGGTACAGACAAAGATCGTATTTTACAGTGAATTATTGCAGCTGAGAAACTGTTTAAACTTTATAACCCTGCTTGACAGATTTGTTGCAATTAACCAAGGATAATAAAATGGGATAGGTTGTGAAAGACCTTTTTGACTGTTTagttgtttgtatgtttatgtgtgtgtgtgtgacagtataAGGAAGGGAAGAAGCTAAAGCCAAAACCCAACTATAACAGTGTTGATCTGTCAGAGGTGGAATGGGAAGACACTGAGGAGAAAGTgagtaacacacactcacacacacatttctctccttttcaattctctgttttctcttttctgtttgtcagtGTGAGTTGTGTTGTTCAGGATCCATAGCATGGTATGATGAAACAAGTGAAGAGCTGAGTTTTTGATGTCTTTGTTTCAGCTGAGGACAGCCATGGTTAAAGGAGAAACTGGAACGATGTCTTTAGACGTGAGAACTTCAGTGGATAAAGGAGTGAGTACTTTTGGTTTTTGTGAGCGTGCCCGTGTGTCAATATAGCAAGAGGAGCTGTGTTAAATAGTATATCAGCGATCagattttcctctctttcttcttgtggggttttattgtcttttcttGTATTATCCAaattttgtttccttgttttaCTAGTCCATTCATAAGTACaagctgtctttctttctctctgtgttcactattgtttttataaactctgtccctctctctgtctctcacagagGAGAGTGATGTTCCTGAAGAATGATTACTTCTACACTGTCATCAATGAGACACCATTCAGGTTTTTCTGATCACTTTCAACTTAACAGAATTATTTAAAGTATcaggttttaaaatattatatccACCATATCCAACAAAGCAATACCTCTCCCCTGTATGAAATAATGAATAGCAAAAACATAACCTCTATGTAAGTAATATCTCTTCTAGCCTAATATTCTGTCTAGCCTACACATTTGCTCAAGGACAACAAATGCTTATTGTTGGAAATAACAGTTATTATGAGCATGACTCattctgaaaatataaaaaaagtttttgtcaCAGTatatttgcctttttaaaacctttacatataatataataggAAGTAAGATAGCGTTCTCTTCTCTATGTTTGACAGTCTGGGTATAGTGTTGACTAGGGGATATGGAGAGTATATCTTCATCGGAAATGTCTCTGTTGAGGAGGGTAAGTCTTTCCCTTCTGTCTTAGTTtctctgtatttgtgtctgccttttttactctttctctcttatgtatttttttctt
Encoded here:
- the cacna2d4a gene encoding voltage-dependent calcium channel subunit alpha-2/delta-4 isoform X5 yields the protein MTYQRKTTGGLMQIAAAAGMNCWSWGNAGNASKSDRSGPHRGRLMTLLWIILSSSLCLMVDGQMKISPETVQQWAVSFGKEIAALSARYSGAKLLQKKYKDIEGVVKIEEMDGEELVKKFAEEMEEMLGRKMKSVKRLAEAAEDADLYHEYNETLKFDYYNSMLINTVDEDGNPVPLGGEFSLETNEHFNKMPVNTQQSNIQVPTNVYNRDPDILNGAYMSEALNDVFVDNFQKDPTLTWQYFGSATGFFRLYPGIQWIPDENGVVTFDCRNRNWYIQAATSPKDVVIVVDVSGSMKGLRLTIAKHTINTILDTLGENDFVNIIAYSDYVRYVEPCFKGILVQADLDNREHFKLLVKELHVKGEGKVKNAMKESFKILNEAAALGQGSLCNQAIMLITDGAMEDFQDVFEEFNWPERRVRVFTYLIGREMTFADNVKWIACNNKGYYTHVSTLADVQENVMEYLHVLSRPMVINHDHDIIWTEAYMDSVFPSTQELFNTQAQSLLLMTSVAMPVFSKKKETLSHGILLGVVGTDVALRELMRLAPRYKLGVHGYAYLITNNGYILSHPDLRPLYKEGKKLKPKPNYNSVDLSEVEWEDTEEKLRTAMVKGETGTMSLDVRTSVDKGRRVMFLKNDYFYTVINETPFSLGIVLTRGYGEYIFIGNVSVEEGLHDLLAPDLTIASEWTYCETDIDPAHRKLSQLQAVVLYLTGKEPDLECDVLLLQQTLFDAVVTAPMEAYWTALMLNTSGMDEGVETAFLGTRSGLLRFQRYTGIEKRTAKSFLTSTDKENMFTLDHFPVWYRRAAEYPAGQFLYYMPRQETRDKFRDYEADYSATLSAEGGRKRREADEEDEAGRIVIATTAVTVTVSKKTAIAGAIGVQMTLEVIESRFWAIAAQPSDTDCSNVEGTCPLRCDSFDIECYVIDNNGFVLISKQRNDAGRFFGEVDGSVMTTLIRMGMFKRVSLFDYQAMCKMNLHSVSSARPLLSPFYGLASALKWFLSNFLLFLLEFNICGFWHTEHFADAKPSFSVSSAQKKKGDILQPCDTEYPSFVYEPSVKETNSIIKCGRCQKMFVVQQIPESNLLMLVVQADCDCSRQYPPITMEPKEVKYNASVKCDRMRSQKIRRRPESCHAYHPQENANDCGGAVVISLSASLFLTCLSFSSLVS
- the cacna2d4a gene encoding voltage-dependent calcium channel subunit alpha-2/delta-4 isoform X1 → MSLRILWIGSLHFSKYYFTSQRKTTGGLMQIAAAAGMNCWSWGNAGNASKSDRSGPHRGRLMTLLWIILSSSLCLMVDGQMKISPETVQQWAVSFGKEIAALSARYSGAKLLQKKYKDIEGVVKIEEMDGEELVKKFAEEMEEMLGRKMKSVKRLAEAAEDADLYHEYNETLKFDYYNSMLINTVDEDGNPVPLGGEFSLETNEHFNKMPVNTQQSNIQVPTNVYNRDPDILNGAYMSEALNDVFVDNFQKDPTLTWQYFGSATGFFRLYPGIQWIPDENGVVTFDCRNRNWYIQAATSPKDVVIVVDVSGSMKGLRLTIAKHTINTILDTLGENDFVNIIAYSDYVRYVEPCFKGILVQADLDNREHFKLLVKELHVKGEGKVKNAMKESFKILNEAAALGQGSLCNQAIMLITDGAMEDFQDVFEEFNWPERRVRVFTYLIGREMTFADNVKWIACNNKGYYTHVSTLADVQENVMEYLHVLSRPMVINHDHDIIWTEAYMDSVFPSTQELFNTQAQSLLLMTSVAMPVFSKKKETLSHGILLGVVGTDVALRELMRLAPRYKLGVHGYAYLITNNGYILSHPDLRPLYKEGKKLKPKPNYNSVDLSEVEWEDTEEKLRTAMVKGETGTMSLDVRTSVDKGRRVMFLKNDYFYTVINETPFSLGIVLTRGYGEYIFIGNVSVEEGLHDLLAPDLTIASEWTYCETDIDPAHRKLSQLQAVVLYLTGKEPDLECDVLLLQQTLFDAVVTAPMEAYWTALMLNTSGMDEGVETAFLGTRSGLLRFQRYTGIEKRTAKSFLTSTDKENMFTLDHFPVWYRRAAEYPAGQFLYYMPRQETRDKFRDYEADYSATLSAEGGRKRREADEEDEAGRIVIATTAVTVTVSKKTAIAGAIGVQMTLEVIESRFWAIAAQPSDTDCSNVEGTCPLRCDSFDIECYVIDNNGFVLISKQRNDAGRFFGEVDGSVMTTLIRMGMFKRVSLFDYQAMCKMNLHSVSSARPLLSPFYGLASALKWFLSNFLLFLLEFNICGFWHTEHFADAKPSFSVSSAQKKKGDILQPCDTEYPSFVYEPSVKETNSIIKCGRCQKMFVVQQIPESNLLMLVVQADCDCSRQYPPITMEPKEVKYNASVKCDRMRSQKIRRRPESCHAYHPQENANDCGGAVVISLSASLFLTCLSFSSLVS